In Sphaerospermopsis torques-reginae ITEP-024, the genomic window CTGGTACTACAAAAAGTCCTTTATCTTGCCCTAAACTGTCACGTCTATTAGATGAGACACTAAAAGGAACTAGCTTGGCCACAGGAACACCCCGGTTAGAGATGATAATTTCCTCACCCAGTTCTACACGAGATAACAGACGTGAAAGATTTGTTTTAGCTTGATGGATATTGACAGTTTCCACGGCTTTTTAGCTAAGTTTATAAACTAAGTTTAGTACCATTTTCAAATTATTTCAAGATATACTAACTTTGCGCCTTTGCTTCTACCCTGCGGGATCTCCTGACGGAGATTGCGCGAAACTTGACTCAATGTGTAATTGCGATCGCAATTTTCCCCACAGTCCTTTCACCCTCACTATACCGATGGGCTTCTGTTAATTCTTGTAACGGATATGTGCGATCAATCACAGTCCGCAATTTACCCGCTTCAATTAACTCCTTCAAATAACCCAAATCCTGACTATTCGGCTTTTCCAAGACAATTTTCGCCTTTTGCCCAGGAAGAAACGCCGTTAAAACACTCTGTAGAATTACCTCTGGTATAGGCAAAGTTGATACATAAATTCCATTTGGCGTTAAAACATTTCTGCAATTAGAAAACGAACTTTTAGCAACCGCATCAAAAATGATATCGTACTGCACATTACCTTTTGTAAAGTTTTGTTGCGTATAGTCAATAACTAAATCTGCGTTCAAAGACCTCACCAAATCCAAATTTTTAGCACTGCAAACACCAGTCACTTCAGCACCTAACGCCTTAGCAATTTGCACCGCAAACACCCCTACACCGCCCGAAGCACCGTTAATCAATACCTTTTGACCTGATTTGATATTTCCCAAATCTCGCAGGGATTGGAGAGCCGTTAACGCTGCTAATGGGACGGTGGCAGCTTCCTGAAAACTCATGTTAGTAGGTTTAGTAGCTGCTAAATTTTCCGGGATGGCTGCGAACTCTGCATAAGCACCCCCAGGAAAGC contains:
- a CDS encoding type II toxin-antitoxin system Phd/YefM family antitoxin codes for the protein METVNIHQAKTNLSRLLSRVELGEEIIISNRGVPVAKLVPFSVSSNRRDSLGQDKGLFVVPEDFNAPLPDDILAAFEGSEE
- a CDS encoding NAD(P)-dependent alcohol dehydrogenase, which translates into the protein MKAMVIRRYGSPEVLQYEEVEQPKIKPDQLLVKVHASSVNPIDWKTRKGMLSILTGNKFPLILGFDVAGEVVAVGSQVTRFKGGDAIYGSTSFPGGAYAEFAAIPENLAATKPTNMSFQEAATVPLAALTALQSLRDLGNIKSGQKVLINGASGGVGVFAVQIAKALGAEVTGVCSAKNLDLVRSLNADLVIDYTQQNFTKGNVQYDIIFDAVAKSSFSNCRNVLTPNGIYVSTLPIPEVILQSVLTAFLPGQKAKIVLEKPNSQDLGYLKELIEAGKLRTVIDRTYPLQELTEAHRYSEGERTVGKIAIAITH